Genomic DNA from Tautonia rosea:
GCGAGCGGGTTGGGTTTGTGGAGCCGAACTCGGCGGCCGACCATGTTCCAGCGTTGATCGTCCCCAATCCGGTGAGCCTGACGCGGTATGTTGTGCTCAACAGCGGGCACACGTTTGGGGAGGATGCATTCCGAGGGACCAATGCCCTGCTCTTCCCGAGGCTCGGCGATCATGCCGTGTTTCGGATTTCTGACGATGGGGAGGAGGTGGTGTCGTCGGGATTCTTTGATGAGGCGTGGAGGGTGAAGGAAAAGTTAAAGTGAAAATGTGTACGTTTATCGATTTCCTCGATTCTGGCCTTCGGGCCCCGCTGGAGGGGAGAGGGTTGAGAACCGGCTCAATGTCCCGGGAAACGGGGGGAGAGGGTTGAGATCCGGTTCAAATTCTCACGCGGGTGGGGGGGAGGGTCGGCGGAGAGCTGGGCGCGAGCCGGGCGTCTGAGGGGAGTGGACGGTCTCTGCGTCAATGAAGAAGGCCGATGTCCGGGGGAGGAACCCTCGGGCATCGGCCTGTTTAGGGGATCGAGGCGAGATCGGGGGATCAGCGAACGACGCCGGCGAGGGCGGGGACGTCAATGTGCTCGCCGGGCCACCAGCGGGCGCCGTCGCGCTCGATGCGGTGGTAGAGGGTATCGCGTTCGATGGGGACGCGACCGGCCTCGACGATCAGGCGGCGGATCTCGTCGATGGTCATTTCTTCGGGAGTCTCGGCACCGGCTTCGTGGTAGATTTTTTCGTGCACGACGGTGCCGTCGAGGTCGTCGGCCCCGAAGGAGAGGGCGACCTGGGCGGTCTTGATGCCGAGCATGATCCAGTAGGCCTTGATGTGCGGGAAGTTGTCGAGCATCAGGCGGCTGATGGCCATCGTCTTCAGGTCCATCACGCCCGACGGCTTCGGGATGTCGTCCATCCGGGAGTTATCGGGATGGAAGGCGAGCGGGATGAAGGTCTGGAAGCCGCCGGTTTCGTCCTGAAGCTCGCGGAGGCGGATCATGTGGTCGATCCGGTGCTCGGGGCGTTCAATGTGCCCGTAGAGCATGGTGGCATTTGAGTGCAAGCCGAGCTCGTGGGCGGTGCGATGGACGTCGAGCCAGGTTTCGGTCGAAGCCTTCGCGCCGCAAATCTGGTCGCGGACCTCGGGGTGGAAGATCTCAGCACCGCCGCCGGGAAGGCTGCCGAGTCCGGCGTCGAGCAAGCGCTGAAGGATGTCGCGGAGGTTCGAGCCGCGCTCGATCTTGCGGAACCACTCGTATTCGACGGCGGTGTACGCCTTGACATGAATCTCGGGGGCGGCTTCCTTCACCCAGCGGACGACATCGACGTAATACTGGAAGGGGAGCTTGTGGTGCAGGCCGCCGACGATGTGCAGCTCGGTTGCGCCTCGGGCGTGGGCCTGTTCGGCCCGTTCCTTGATCTCGGATTCACCCATGGTGTAAGCGCGATCCTCGTTCAGGTCGGCGCGGAAGGCGCAGAAATCGCACTTGTAGACGCAGACGTTGGTCGGATTGATATGGGTGTTGACGTTGTAGTAGGCGAAGTTGCCGTTGTAACGCTCGCGGACGAGATTGGCCATTTCGCCGAGCGCGAACAGGTCGTTGGTGGCGTAGAGGGCCAGACCGTCGTCAAAGCTCAGACGCTGGCCAGCTTCCACCTTCTCGCGAATCTCCAGCAATCGAGGGTCGTCGGTCGCCATGCGTGGGGTCCAAGTTGGAGGAGGGTCGTCCCGGAAGACTCGGTTTCGTCTGTAAGTTTAGTCGGAATTGAACGGACCATCAAGGCACGGTTCGAGCGAGGGACGGGGAGGAGAATCGCGCGCAGAGACGCAAAAGACGCAGAGAGGAGAGGACGGGAGAGGAGGCGGACCAAGGACGAAGATCGGGGGAGTGCGAGGCCCCATCCTACGGGGAGAGGACGGCGGAGGCCTGGATTTCGCGATCGGTCCGCTCGAGGAGGCCGCAGGAGACGAGGGCGCGAATATGCTTGCAGCCGGCAGGGTCGAGACCGTCGCGTCGATAGATGAAGTCGGGACAGTCGCAGACCAGGCCGTCTCGGGTTTGAGAAACGCTGTAGGACGCCCCGTCGGGCTTGGTCAACTGGAAGGCCCGGCGAGCGAGGATCGGGTCGGTCACGATCGGCCGAACGTGGTAGGGGAAGCGGTCGATTGTGAGGTAGAGCTGAAACGTCCGTCCCTTCGGAGCAACGGGGGTGGGGGAAACCCGCGACGCGGTCATCGCTTGCGACATCACGTTCTCCTCGATCGTCTCGCGTCAGGCCCAAGGTTGCGCAGGATGTACACCTGTATTGTATGCGAGCCAAATGGGGTTGCAAGTTCGTTGTGGCCCGGAAATTCGATTGAATTGACAGGGGAAGCCGGACCGCTAGAATCGTCTCCGAACTGACGGTTTGGAATGTGACGCCGCGGGCCGAGCATGCCCGAGCGTTCCAGGAGGGGAATGGGCCGGGTCGAGCGTGGGAAGCGATCGGCTCTTTGCGACCGTGTGGCCAGGAGGATGCCCGATGGGCCGAGTCCGAGTGGGTGTCCCGGGTCTTCGGCTCGTGGTGCGGATGGCAGCGTTGATGGGTGTGATCGTGACGATCGCCTCTGCGGCGCAGGAGCAAATCGAGCCGGTCGATCCGAGCGATCCCGTGGCCGAGGTGGTGGTGGACCGCCTGACCGAGCCACCGATCGGGGCCGATACGGAGCAAGCGGACGCGGCCGAGCCGCAGACCGCCCCGGTGGGGACATCGAGCGTGCTGGCGTTGCTTCGCACCGTCAACCCGATGCTCATTCCGCTGGTGCTGTGCTCGATCGCCACCCTGGGCTACACCCTGGAACGGGTGGTGGCCTTGCGGCGGGCTCGGGTGATTCCAAAGGATTTTGTCGAGCGTTTTCTAGATCGGCTCTCCTCAGGGAAGCTCGACCGTGACCGTGCCGCCGAGTTGTGCCGGGCGCACGAGAGCCCGGTGGCCCGGATCTTTGGTCATGCGATTCGCTACTGGGGGCAGCCGGCCACGGCGATCCGCCAGGCGGTGGAGGCGGATGCGGCGTCGGAGATCGCCGACATGAAGCGCAACGTGCGGGTCCTCAACGGTACGGCGACGCTGGCCCCGCTGCTCGGGTTGCTGGGCACGGTGGTCGGCCTGATCGAGGCGTTCGATGCGCTGGGAGGCCCGGCGGTTCAGGATGCCTCGCGCGGCCAGGCGCTGGCGAACGGGATTAGCCTGGCCCTGGTGGCGACGGCGTTTGGACTGGCCATCGCGATCGTTTCGGTGATTGCGTATTACGCCCTCTTGAATCGGATTGATCGGCTGGTACGGGAGCTAGACGAGCAGGTTCGGCGGGTGATTGAACTGGTGTCTGCCGAGACGTGGGTCGGGACCGATCGTCGGAGCATGCCCGGGATGACCGCCGCCGAGCGGGGTCGGCCGGAATCGCGTCTCTCGTGACCGGATCGCCACCGTCGGGAGGGCGAACAGGAACCTCAGAGGCACGTTCCGCTCTCAATCACTCTGCCGGAAATGGAGGACAGGCACCTCGAAGTCTCGGAGCCAGCCCCCATTTCCTGACTCGCCGCCCGCAAACGAGAAGCACTCGAGCCGACCTGTCGCGAGATTCGTTCCAACCTTACGATGATCCGAGGCTGAGACGGAGCCGAGGCCCCTCATGCTGGGTGATGGACAGAACACAGAGGAGATGCCGTTTATCAACATGACGCCCATGGTCGACGTCATCCTCTGTCTCTTGATCTTCTTCATGGTCGCCTCGCGGCTGTACGATTGGGACGACCTGCAATTCAAGGTGAAGGTGCCGGAGGTCGGCAACGCCTCTCCCCTGACCGCGGCGCCGGAGGATCTGAGGCTAACGGTGATTGAGCCGGGCCGGGTAGCCGTGGGGGCCGAGGAATACGACCTGGAGGCGCTCCGGGAGTTGCTCGAAGCGGCTCGGGAGAACTACGAGGAGCAAGGGGTGCAGATCCGAGGGGACGCGACCCTGAGCTTTCAGGACCTGGCGGATGTGCTGTCGGCGTGCGACGCGGCGGGGATTGGGAACGTCTCGCTGCTGGTTCGTCCGAGGCCGCAATCGCCTTCCTCGGACGCGGTGAACTGAGTGGAATCGGAAAGGTCCCGGGATTGAGGGGACTTGATCTGATGGCGAGCGATGCCGGGGGGGAACGTTCTGCTCCTGGATCGGCCGAACGATTTCAAAGGTCTTCGAGGAGTCTTGCCCGCACATGGCATCGCACGACGTCTCTGCCCCCATGGCCGCGGAAGCCGCGCAACCGGTTTCCAAGTGGGCCTTGCATCGACGGTTGTACAACTGGGTTCTGAGCTGGGCGGAAACCCGCTACGGGTTGCCGGTCTTGATGGCGATCTCGTTCATTGAGAGCAGTGTGTTCCCGATTCCGCCGGATGTCTTGCTCATCCCGTTGGTGCTTGCCGCCACCACGCGATGGGTGCGGCTGGCGTTCTGGTGCACGGTCGCCTCGGTGCTCGGCGGGATGTTCGGGTACGCCATCGGCTATGCGGCCTGGGAGACGGTCGGGACCTGGATTGTCGAGAACCTGGCGCATGTGGAGCTGACGACGGTCGACGGGCGCGATGATATTGCGATGCCGGGTTATCTGATCAAGTCGATCGGGGCCGAGCGGCTGGGCGGGGAGTACCTGTTCCAGGTGTACGACCACTGGAACGCCTGGATCGTGTTCATCTTCGGGCTGACCCCCCTGCCCTACAAGCTGGTGACCGTGACGGCCGGGGTGGCGCAGGTGAACCTGATCGTCTTCACGATTGCCTCGATCGCCTCGCGAGGCTTGCGGTTCTTCGTGGTCGCCTGGATCATCAAGACGTGGGGCCCTCCGGCCCGCGTGTTCGTGGAGAAGTACTTCAACCTGCTGGCGGTGCTGTTCACGTTGCTGCTGGTTGGCGGCTTCGCGGTGTTGAAGTTCGTCCTTTGATCAGATGAGCGGACGGTCGAGGGTGCGGTGGTTGGCCCGTCACGTAGACGGGCCGGGGCCGCGCCCGGCCAGCCGAGCGAGGCGTTCCACCCGAATCTATCATCGGCGTGAGGTTTTTTTCTGAGCCTTCCGGCGTTCCTTGCCGAACTTTGCGGCGGAGACGAACCAGAAGGGGGCGATCACCACGCAGACGATCATGGCGGTGGCCGACCCGAGCTGCTGGGCACGCTGTTCCTTTTGACGGTTCGAGAGCGAGGCGCCGTCAAGCCAGGTAACGGCCGCCAGACCGACGATGACCGCGAGGACCAGGGCGGCTCCCGTGACGATGAGCGGGAGTTTGAAGTGACGCATCATCAGCACCGTTCCCGAGGGGAGGTGAATCGGGACCAACACGGAGACGAGGACAGTACTCTCGCACGAGTGTGGTCATGCATCAAGAGGAATCAAGCACGGGCAACGATGCCGATCAGAGCAGGCCCAGTTGTGAGGCCCCGAGGTATCCGCCGGCGAAGATGAGGCCGAGCATCGAGATCCAGAGCAGGATGTCCCAGAGTTTCCCGGCGGTCACGCGGGGGTCGGTTCTCCGGTAGCGGAGGAAGACGGCGGCGGCGGCGATCAGGGGTAAGGTGATCGCCTGCATCAAGCCGCCGAGGGTGACCATGCGCACCGGACTGCCGAGGCCCATGTAGAGCAAGAGGCCGAAGATCGGCAGGGCCACGCAGAAGAATCGGACCCACTTGCGGCGATATTCGTCCGAGTCCTTCGGATAGTAGCCGCAGACGCGGAGGAAGTCGGCCAGCAGGCGGCCGGTTCCTGCTGTAGCGGCAAAGAGGGTCGAATACAGGACGGCGATCGCTCCCAGGACGAGGAACCACTTGGCTGCGGTCGGGCCGAGGGCCGGCTCGTACATTTGCACGAGGGTGAGGATCATCTCATCGACGCGGTCGGGCAGGCCGTCGGCCTCGGTCTGGTCGTGCAGGACGGCCGCGCCGAGCAGGAAAAAGGCGACGGTGGCGACGGTGTAGACGACCATGCTGATCCAGGCGTCGAGCTGCAGGACACGCATCCAGCCTCGGGCGCGGTGGAGCCAGGCAGCCGAATCTTCGCGGGGACCGGTCGATCGGGCGTAGCCCTTCTCCATGCACCAGTAGGGGTAGCTGAGCAGTTCGGTGGCGCCGACCCCGGTGATGCCGAACATGGCCAGTGCGGCCATGATGATGGTCCTATCGGTCGGGAGGCGGAACGAGAGCCCCTCGGCAAGCTGTTCCCAGCGGATCGCCACGTCGGAGGGCAAGAGGATGACACAAAGCACGGTCATGAGGGTGAAGACGGCGACGAAGGCGGTCATCGTCCGCTCGACCAGGCGGTAGCTACCGGTCCAGAGCATGGCGGCGGTCAGGGCGGTGACGAGGACCCCCCAGAACAGCTCGGGACGCTCGTTCATGCCGAGCGCCCCGCCGAGCAGGAGCGTGACGCGCGGCAGGATCATCGAGGCGGCCTGGCCGATCCCGGCGATCATCGCGCCGATCTGCAACTGCGTGACCAGCAACATCACCGCGCACCACCAGACAAGCAAGGCTCCCGGCCCCGGCAAGGACCGGAAGCCGGAGAAGGTCGTCTGGCCGCTGGAGACGGCGTAGCGTCCCAGCTCAACCTGAACGAAGACCTTGATAAAGCAACTGATGATGACCAGCCAGAGGAGAACGAACCCGGCCTTTGCTCCGGCGTGGGTGGTGGCGATCAGCTCGCCGGTGCCGACGATTGCTGCGGCGAGGATCAGGCCGGGGCCGATCTGCCGGAAGGCCTTCGCGAGGGTCTCGG
This window encodes:
- a CDS encoding Nramp family divalent metal transporter, producing the protein MCRSVPDHDAIASGSPIRSPDELDRAGRLRGRREALTMTLATEPSSPRSALPRLAEPMSRTTPTASGAEDPRLGQVDQIQEPPETLAKAFRQIGPGLILAAAIVGTGELIATTHAGAKAGFVLLWLVIISCFIKVFVQVELGRYAVSSGQTTFSGFRSLPGPGALLVWWCAVMLLVTQLQIGAMIAGIGQAASMILPRVTLLLGGALGMNERPELFWGVLVTALTAAMLWTGSYRLVERTMTAFVAVFTLMTVLCVILLPSDVAIRWEQLAEGLSFRLPTDRTIIMAALAMFGITGVGATELLSYPYWCMEKGYARSTGPREDSAAWLHRARGWMRVLQLDAWISMVVYTVATVAFFLLGAAVLHDQTEADGLPDRVDEMILTLVQMYEPALGPTAAKWFLVLGAIAVLYSTLFAATAGTGRLLADFLRVCGYYPKDSDEYRRKWVRFFCVALPIFGLLLYMGLGSPVRMVTLGGLMQAITLPLIAAAAVFLRYRRTDPRVTAGKLWDILLWISMLGLIFAGGYLGASQLGLL
- a CDS encoding YqaA family protein; translated protein: MASHDVSAPMAAEAAQPVSKWALHRRLYNWVLSWAETRYGLPVLMAISFIESSVFPIPPDVLLIPLVLAATTRWVRLAFWCTVASVLGGMFGYAIGYAAWETVGTWIVENLAHVELTTVDGRDDIAMPGYLIKSIGAERLGGEYLFQVYDHWNAWIVFIFGLTPLPYKLVTVTAGVAQVNLIVFTIASIASRGLRFFVVAWIIKTWGPPARVFVEKYFNLLAVLFTLLLVGGFAVLKFVL
- a CDS encoding ExbD/TolR family protein; protein product: MLGDGQNTEEMPFINMTPMVDVILCLLIFFMVASRLYDWDDLQFKVKVPEVGNASPLTAAPEDLRLTVIEPGRVAVGAEEYDLEALRELLEAARENYEEQGVQIRGDATLSFQDLADVLSACDAAGIGNVSLLVRPRPQSPSSDAVN
- the mqnE gene encoding aminofutalosine synthase MqnE, which produces MATDDPRLLEIREKVEAGQRLSFDDGLALYATNDLFALGEMANLVRERYNGNFAYYNVNTHINPTNVCVYKCDFCAFRADLNEDRAYTMGESEIKERAEQAHARGATELHIVGGLHHKLPFQYYVDVVRWVKEAAPEIHVKAYTAVEYEWFRKIERGSNLRDILQRLLDAGLGSLPGGGAEIFHPEVRDQICGAKASTETWLDVHRTAHELGLHSNATMLYGHIERPEHRIDHMIRLRELQDETGGFQTFIPLAFHPDNSRMDDIPKPSGVMDLKTMAISRLMLDNFPHIKAYWIMLGIKTAQVALSFGADDLDGTVVHEKIYHEAGAETPEEMTIDEIRRLIVEAGRVPIERDTLYHRIERDGARWWPGEHIDVPALAGVVR
- a CDS encoding MotA/TolQ/ExbB proton channel family protein — translated: MGRVRVGVPGLRLVVRMAALMGVIVTIASAAQEQIEPVDPSDPVAEVVVDRLTEPPIGADTEQADAAEPQTAPVGTSSVLALLRTVNPMLIPLVLCSIATLGYTLERVVALRRARVIPKDFVERFLDRLSSGKLDRDRAAELCRAHESPVARIFGHAIRYWGQPATAIRQAVEADAASEIADMKRNVRVLNGTATLAPLLGLLGTVVGLIEAFDALGGPAVQDASRGQALANGISLALVATAFGLAIAIVSVIAYYALLNRIDRLVRELDEQVRRVIELVSAETWVGTDRRSMPGMTAAERGRPESRLS